From the Pseudomonas sp. SORT22 genome, one window contains:
- a CDS encoding MFS transporter, which translates to MTSNASTRIHPGVFVLAMTAFAIGVAEFIVVGILPAISADLGVPLATAGGLVGLYALALAIATPFIVLLLGRLPRKPVLFALVAVFLGGNLLSALSSDYTTLLIGRIVTAVAHGSFFAIGATVAASLAPKGQASKAIAIMFAGLTLAMVIGVPLGSFLGNAMGWRLPFFAVAGLSAVALLATVLWLPALKAGDAGSIRTQLAALGQPAIWAMMLVTILGFGASFAAFTFITPILTDISGFSSSTASSLLVVFGIATLIGNLAGGRLADKLGWQRALRLLFVLLAGIMVLLALSLQSQVAMVVVLFIWGVLAFGMTPGFQAGMLSTAERYTPKAVDFASGLNISAFNLGITLGETAGSYLVTHGQLALTPWAGVAAAVLVHLPLAWLVWRGKRGQFSAATT; encoded by the coding sequence ATGACTTCCAACGCTTCTACACGCATCCATCCCGGGGTGTTCGTACTCGCCATGACGGCCTTTGCCATTGGCGTGGCCGAGTTCATCGTGGTCGGCATTTTGCCAGCGATTTCCGCAGACCTTGGCGTACCCCTGGCCACTGCCGGTGGCCTGGTGGGCCTGTATGCCCTGGCCCTGGCCATCGCCACGCCGTTTATCGTCCTGCTGCTCGGCCGCTTGCCGCGCAAGCCGGTGCTGTTCGCCCTGGTGGCGGTGTTCCTTGGCGGCAATCTGCTGTCGGCGTTGTCCAGCGACTACACCACGCTGCTGATCGGGCGGATTGTCACCGCCGTGGCCCACGGCAGCTTCTTCGCCATCGGCGCCACCGTGGCCGCAAGCCTCGCGCCCAAGGGCCAGGCCAGCAAGGCGATTGCGATCATGTTTGCCGGGCTGACCCTGGCCATGGTCATTGGCGTGCCGCTGGGCAGCTTTCTGGGCAACGCCATGGGCTGGCGCCTGCCGTTTTTCGCCGTCGCCGGGTTGAGCGCCGTTGCACTGCTGGCCACAGTGTTGTGGCTGCCGGCGCTCAAGGCCGGTGACGCCGGCAGCATCCGCACGCAACTGGCGGCGCTGGGCCAGCCGGCGATCTGGGCGATGATGCTGGTGACCATTCTTGGCTTTGGCGCAAGCTTTGCGGCCTTCACCTTCATCACCCCGATTCTGACCGACATCAGCGGTTTTTCTTCCTCCACGGCCAGCAGCCTGCTGGTGGTGTTCGGCATCGCCACCCTGATCGGCAACCTGGCCGGTGGCCGCCTGGCCGACAAACTCGGCTGGCAGCGCGCCCTGCGCCTGCTGTTCGTGCTGCTGGCCGGGATCATGGTGCTGCTGGCGTTGTCGTTGCAATCGCAAGTGGCCATGGTCGTGGTGCTGTTCATCTGGGGCGTGCTGGCCTTTGGCATGACCCCGGGCTTTCAGGCCGGGATGCTCAGCACCGCCGAGCGCTACACGCCCAAGGCCGTCGACTTCGCCTCGGGGCTGAACATCTCGGCGTTCAACCTCGGCATCACCCTGGGCGAAACCGCCGGCAGCTACCTGGTGACCCACGGCCAGCTGGCTCTGACGCCCTGGGCTGGTGTCGCCGCCGCGGTGCTGGTGCACCTGCCGCTGGCCTGGCTGGTTTGGCGTGGCAAGCGTGGGCAGTTCAGTGCTGCTACTACCTGA